One part of the Marinobacterium rhizophilum genome encodes these proteins:
- a CDS encoding glutaminase, whose amino-acid sequence MQDILDDITAELLAREDRGTVAQYIPELATVDAQQFGISVALADGRTFSAGSASTLFSVQSISKVFTLTIALGKLGDAVWSRVGREPSGDPFNSIVQLEHENGKPRNPFINAGAIAIVDAIMMGHQPRETLAEILQFVRFIANDSSIGIDETVARSELKTGDRNASLAHFMASFGRLKHPVDKVLGTYFHHCSISMTCEQLAQAGLFLVADGVNPSTGVRVVSAQRARRINSLMMMCGHYDGSGEFAYRVGLPGKSGVGGGILAIAPGKGSIAVWSPGLDHIGNSKLGTEALEMLVHKTGWSVFGH is encoded by the coding sequence ATGCAGGATATCCTGGACGACATTACCGCCGAGCTGCTTGCCCGTGAGGACAGGGGCACCGTGGCGCAGTACATACCGGAGCTGGCCACCGTGGATGCGCAGCAGTTTGGCATCAGCGTGGCGCTGGCGGATGGGCGTACATTCAGTGCCGGCAGTGCGAGCACGCTGTTCTCGGTCCAGAGCATTTCCAAGGTGTTTACGCTGACCATTGCGCTCGGAAAACTGGGCGATGCGGTCTGGTCGCGGGTGGGTCGCGAACCCTCGGGGGATCCGTTCAATTCCATCGTGCAGCTCGAACACGAGAACGGCAAACCGCGCAATCCGTTTATCAATGCCGGTGCCATCGCCATTGTTGATGCCATCATGATGGGGCACCAGCCCCGGGAAACCCTGGCGGAAATCCTGCAGTTCGTGCGCTTTATCGCCAATGATTCTTCTATCGGCATTGACGAAACGGTGGCGCGTTCGGAACTGAAAACCGGCGACCGCAACGCCTCCCTGGCGCACTTCATGGCCTCGTTCGGCCGCCTCAAACACCCGGTGGACAAGGTGCTGGGCACCTACTTCCATCACTGCTCCATTTCCATGACCTGTGAACAGCTGGCCCAGGCGGGCCTGTTCCTGGTGGCCGATGGCGTTAACCCGAGCACCGGCGTGCGGGTGGTATCGGCGCAACGGGCACGGCGCATCAACTCCCTGATGATGATGTGCGGTCATTACGACGGTTCCGGCGAGTTCGCCTACCGTGTGGGCCTGCCGGGCAAAAGCGGTGTCGGCGGCGGCATTCTGGCCATTGCGCCGGGCAAGGGCTCTATCGCGGTCTGGTCGCCGGGGCTGGATCATATCGGCAACAGCAAGCTCGGCACCGAAGCACTGGAAATGCTGGTGCATAAAACCGGCTGGTCGGTGTTCGGACACTAA
- a CDS encoding NAD(P)/FAD-dependent oxidoreductase — protein MCAATAGYRGRSVLLLEHSNKIGRKILMSGGGRCNFTNLHNSPANYLSANAHFCKSALSRYPAARFIELVERHGIDYHEKTLGQLFCDVSSKEILQLLLTECDWAGVDVRTESSIYRIDKNSDGYRVKTSAGIWQCRSLVIATGGLSIPNGGATPFAYETARQFGLNVLPLQAALVPFTLQPRELDIFKPLSGVSHRIRARIGDAAFVENLLFTHRGLSGPAILQISSYWDPGGEVEIDLFPELDLLQWLGEQREARPRADIRTLLSQQMHKRVVQTFCDLWGFEGPINRFDGPQLAAVAEAFHRWVIKPAGTEGYRTAEVTRGGIDTDEVSSKTFEAKKAPGLYFIGECLDVTGHLGGHNFQFAWACGDAAGQYV, from the coding sequence ATGTGCGCGGCCACGGCCGGCTATCGGGGCCGTTCGGTGCTGCTGCTCGAACACAGCAACAAGATTGGCCGCAAGATACTGATGTCAGGTGGCGGGCGCTGCAATTTCACCAATCTGCACAACAGCCCGGCCAACTACCTTTCGGCCAATGCGCATTTCTGCAAGTCGGCCCTGAGCCGCTATCCCGCCGCACGCTTTATCGAACTGGTGGAGCGCCACGGTATCGACTACCACGAGAAAACGCTTGGGCAGCTGTTCTGCGATGTTTCCAGCAAGGAGATACTGCAGCTGCTGCTGACCGAGTGTGACTGGGCCGGGGTGGACGTACGCACCGAAAGCTCGATTTATCGCATCGACAAGAACAGCGATGGCTACCGGGTAAAAACCTCGGCCGGCATCTGGCAGTGCCGCTCCCTGGTGATCGCGACCGGCGGACTGTCGATACCCAATGGGGGCGCCACGCCCTTTGCCTATGAAACGGCCAGGCAGTTCGGGCTTAATGTACTGCCGCTGCAGGCCGCGCTCGTGCCCTTTACCCTGCAGCCCAGGGAGCTGGACATTTTCAAGCCGCTGTCCGGCGTCTCGCACCGTATTCGTGCCCGTATCGGCGATGCGGCCTTCGTGGAAAACCTGCTGTTTACCCACCGTGGCCTGAGCGGCCCGGCCATTTTGCAGATCTCGTCCTACTGGGACCCGGGTGGCGAGGTCGAGATCGACCTGTTTCCGGAGCTGGACCTGCTGCAATGGCTTGGTGAGCAGCGCGAAGCCCGTCCCAGGGCGGACATTCGCACGCTGCTGAGCCAGCAGATGCACAAGCGGGTGGTGCAGACCTTCTGCGATCTGTGGGGCTTTGAGGGGCCCATCAACCGCTTCGACGGCCCGCAGCTGGCCGCGGTGGCCGAGGCGTTCCACCGCTGGGTCATCAAGCCCGCCGGCACCGAAGGCTATCGTACGGCGGAAGTCACCCGTGGCGGCATCGATACCGACGAGGTTTCGTCCAAGACCTTCGAGGCCAAAAAGGCCCCGGGGCTCTACTTTATCGGCGAGTGCCTGGATGTCACCGGCCACCTGGGTGGGCACAACTTTCAGTTCGCCTGGGCCTGCGGCGATGCCGCCGGGCAGTACGTCTGA
- a CDS encoding CDGSH iron-sulfur domain-containing protein has protein sequence MSHSPIHRAGNAPVKVELTEGETYTWCACGRSDNQPWCDGSHQGTGIDPVVFVAERSGSVWLCLCKATGTPPLCDSSHKKPVAKPDSGSV, from the coding sequence ATGTCTCACTCACCGATTCATCGCGCCGGCAATGCACCGGTCAAGGTCGAACTGACAGAAGGAGAGACCTACACTTGGTGTGCCTGCGGGCGCTCCGATAACCAGCCCTGGTGTGATGGCTCCCATCAGGGCACCGGGATTGATCCTGTCGTTTTCGTCGCCGAACGCAGCGGCAGTGTCTGGCTCTGCCTGTGCAAGGCAACCGGGACGCCGCCGCTGTGCGATTCCAGCCATAAAAAGCCCGTAGCCAAGCCTGATAGCGGCTCCGTCTGA
- a CDS encoding DUF2798 domain-containing protein, which translates to MVCIVSAFVLVISQGIHSGFATQWVKSCMTTWPIAFAAVAIVAPLVKRIVGRITA; encoded by the coding sequence ATGGTCTGTATCGTATCCGCTTTCGTTCTTGTAATATCACAAGGGATTCATTCCGGATTCGCTACACAATGGGTGAAAAGCTGTATGACCACCTGGCCGATCGCCTTTGCTGCAGTAGCGATTGTAGCGCCCCTGGTAAAAAGAATAGTCGGGCGAATAACTGCATAA
- a CDS encoding DUF2938 domain-containing protein yields the protein MNHLLSILLIGTGATMVMDLWSLVRKPLLGIPPPNYGMVGRWITYMAYGQFQHDAIAASAPMRGERVTGWMFHYLTGIAYAALLIAIWGNSWIHTPTLGPALAVGIITVAAPFLLMQPGMGAGIAASRTPKPNSARLQSLITHAVFGLGLYVSGWAIQFFSQL from the coding sequence ATGAACCATCTACTTTCAATATTGCTAATAGGAACAGGAGCCACCATGGTGATGGACTTGTGGAGCCTGGTACGCAAGCCACTGCTCGGTATACCGCCCCCAAACTACGGCATGGTGGGACGCTGGATAACTTACATGGCTTACGGGCAGTTTCAACACGATGCCATAGCCGCATCCGCCCCCATGCGTGGAGAACGTGTCACAGGATGGATGTTTCACTATCTGACAGGCATCGCTTACGCCGCATTATTGATCGCCATATGGGGAAATTCCTGGATTCACACCCCAACGCTTGGCCCTGCGCTTGCTGTAGGCATTATTACAGTGGCAGCACCCTTTTTGTTAATGCAGCCAGGTATGGGGGCGGGAATTGCAGCGTCGCGCACACCAAAACCCAACTCAGCTCGATTACAGAGTCTTATAACGCACGCAGTTTTTGGGCTCGGCTTATATGTATCAGGCTGGGCAATACAGTTTTTTTCACAACTTTAA
- a CDS encoding LysR family transcriptional regulator: MELRHLRYFQALAQTLNFTRAAEMLHIAQPPLSRQIQQLEEELGVTLIERTRPLRLTEAGRFFHEHSSALLEQLEKVCNNTQRIGQGRKRWMGIGFAPSTLYGVLPQLIGRLRGDEGIELGLSEMTTVQQVEALKAGRIDIGFGRIHIADPAIQQQVLTADPLVAALPAGHPLAGKTVSLADLAREPFVLYPGNPRPSYADHVLELFARHSLRIEVVQWTHEMQTAIGLVAAGIGVTLVPAAVQQQHRQDVNYIPLQEQDATSPIVLSLRASDSSPLVMHCRALIEEYLPADATKA; this comes from the coding sequence ATGGAACTGCGTCACCTGCGTTACTTCCAGGCACTGGCTCAAACCCTCAATTTCACCCGTGCCGCCGAGATGCTACATATCGCCCAGCCGCCCCTGAGCCGCCAGATCCAGCAGCTCGAAGAGGAACTCGGGGTGACGCTGATCGAACGCACCAGGCCGCTGCGTCTCACCGAGGCCGGCCGCTTCTTTCACGAACATTCCAGCGCCCTGCTGGAGCAGCTTGAGAAGGTCTGCAACAATACCCAGCGCATTGGTCAGGGCCGCAAGCGCTGGATGGGCATCGGTTTTGCGCCCTCCACCCTGTACGGCGTACTGCCGCAGCTGATCGGGCGCCTGCGCGGTGACGAGGGCATCGAGCTGGGTCTGAGCGAAATGACCACCGTGCAGCAGGTCGAGGCGCTCAAGGCCGGTCGTATCGACATCGGCTTTGGCCGTATTCATATCGCCGATCCTGCCATACAACAGCAGGTGCTCACCGCCGACCCGCTGGTTGCCGCCCTTCCCGCCGGACACCCGTTAGCAGGCAAGACGGTCAGCCTTGCGGATCTGGCCCGCGAGCCCTTCGTGCTCTATCCCGGTAACCCGCGCCCAAGCTACGCCGATCATGTACTGGAGCTGTTTGCCCGCCACAGCCTGCGCATCGAGGTGGTGCAGTGGACCCATGAAATGCAGACCGCCATTGGCCTGGTCGCCGCCGGCATCGGCGTCACCCTGGTGCCCGCAGCCGTGCAGCAACAGCACCGCCAGGATGTGAACTACATCCCGTTGCAGGAGCAAGATGCCACCTCCCCCATCGTTCTCAGCCTGCGGGCGAGCGACAGCTCACCCCTGGTAATGCATTGCAGGGCCCTGATCGAGGAATACCTGCCGGCTGATGCGACTAAGGCCTGA
- a CDS encoding EAL and HDOD domain-containing protein, producing the protein MDKTPDNQCLLVARQPIFDQHQKVVAYELLYRPDEEGAGASRLEGAAPNGEIILNIYTSISDSGSVRRVPAFVPVSRELLLSGYFPDLPSKQVVIELEPGLEPDQDYERAALKLVKDGYRLALCNFSYSPRHDNLLRAAQIVKLDVRRFDETQLDQQISLMAPFKVAFLGEGIDGFEQLERCIDMGFKLYQGSFLSKPKLVQERRVSAQQFTLLQLIQELQKPATTPDKLEALIIRDPVLTFKLLRIVNSAAYALVRKVESIAQAVVLLGLEQVKKWATLISMSANKDKPEELSRVLLIRGRMCELVAITQRQPAPTSYFMAGMMSGLHAMLDIQQESMLAQVPLGDDVKAAIRGDEGPIGDVLKNVINYENGDWDRLPVDFNSAVYDWAYRASLQWAQESMQAIHED; encoded by the coding sequence ATGGACAAAACCCCTGACAATCAGTGCCTGCTTGTGGCCCGCCAGCCGATCTTTGATCAGCACCAGAAGGTCGTGGCTTACGAGTTGCTGTACCGGCCTGATGAGGAAGGAGCAGGCGCTTCACGACTCGAAGGAGCAGCCCCCAACGGCGAAATCATTCTCAACATCTATACCAGCATTTCCGACTCCGGCTCCGTACGGCGGGTACCCGCCTTTGTGCCGGTCAGTCGCGAGCTGCTGCTGTCCGGCTATTTCCCCGATTTGCCCAGCAAGCAGGTCGTCATCGAGCTCGAGCCCGGCCTTGAACCGGATCAGGATTACGAACGCGCAGCGCTCAAGCTGGTCAAGGACGGTTATCGCCTGGCACTGTGCAATTTCAGCTACAGCCCGCGCCACGACAACCTGCTGCGGGCCGCCCAGATCGTCAAGCTGGATGTGCGCCGCTTCGACGAAACCCAGCTGGATCAGCAGATCAGCCTGATGGCCCCCTTCAAGGTCGCCTTCCTCGGTGAGGGCATTGATGGCTTCGAGCAGCTCGAACGCTGCATCGACATGGGATTCAAGCTCTACCAGGGCAGCTTTCTCAGCAAGCCCAAGCTGGTGCAGGAACGCCGCGTCAGCGCCCAGCAGTTCACCCTGCTGCAGCTGATTCAGGAACTGCAAAAGCCCGCCACCACACCGGACAAGCTCGAGGCCCTGATCATCCGCGACCCGGTGCTGACGTTCAAGCTATTACGCATCGTCAACTCCGCGGCTTACGCCCTGGTGCGCAAGGTGGAGTCCATTGCCCAGGCCGTCGTCCTGCTGGGACTGGAGCAGGTCAAGAAATGGGCAACCCTGATTTCCATGTCTGCCAACAAGGACAAGCCTGAAGAACTGTCCCGCGTGCTGCTGATTCGCGGCCGCATGTGCGAACTGGTGGCCATTACCCAGCGCCAGCCCGCACCCACCAGCTACTTCATGGCCGGCATGATGTCCGGGCTGCACGCCATGCTGGATATCCAGCAGGAATCAATGCTGGCCCAGGTGCCCCTGGGGGATGACGTCAAGGCGGCTATCCGCGGCGACGAAGGGCCTATCGGCGATGTACTGAAAAATGTAATCAACTATGAAAACGGTGACTGGGACCGCCTGCCGGTGGACTTCAACAGCGCCGTATACGACTGGGCCTATCGGGCCAGCCTGCAATGGGCACAGGAATCCATGCAGGCGATCCACGAGGACTGA
- a CDS encoding NADPH-dependent FMN reductase, which translates to MSIKIVTICGSVRPGNYTAMALELAIDELKKTPGVEVTPIRLDTLDLPLPGLPARDPAALERFQRTVGEATGVLLASPEYHGGISSPMKLAIDNLGFPSVLGDKPVSILGVAAGVIGAIKSTEQLRAICAHVGAMPLPLAVSIAKIQQVFDAQGQCLDAATEKYIRRSASNLVDYINHAICPKISLEAILREQEEG; encoded by the coding sequence ATGAGCATCAAGATCGTGACCATTTGCGGCAGCGTACGGCCTGGCAACTACACTGCCATGGCGCTGGAGCTCGCCATCGACGAGCTGAAGAAAACGCCGGGGGTCGAAGTGACGCCCATTCGGCTCGACACCCTGGATTTGCCCCTGCCGGGCCTGCCGGCGCGAGACCCTGCGGCGCTTGAGCGGTTCCAGCGGACCGTCGGTGAGGCCACTGGCGTGCTGCTGGCGTCCCCCGAGTATCACGGTGGTATCAGCAGCCCGATGAAACTGGCCATCGACAACCTCGGCTTTCCCAGCGTGCTTGGTGACAAGCCAGTCTCCATACTGGGGGTGGCGGCCGGTGTCATTGGTGCCATCAAGTCCACCGAGCAGCTGCGGGCCATCTGCGCCCATGTTGGCGCCATGCCACTGCCGCTGGCGGTCTCCATCGCCAAAATCCAGCAGGTCTTCGATGCCCAGGGGCAATGCCTGGATGCGGCGACCGAGAAATATATCCGGCGTTCAGCCAGCAATCTGGTCGATTACATTAATCACGCTATTTGCCCGAAGATCAGCCTGGAAGCGATTCTGCGGGAGCAGGAGGAGGGCTGA
- a CDS encoding hydrolase, which translates to MLIHPDKSLLLVIDVQDKLLPAVAEPEPLLENCRWLLEIADYLKVPVLGTEQYPQGIGHTAEPLGALIPAGAMLEKTHFSCVAEPACAAAIEACQPQQVVIIGIEAHVCVLQSALQLREQARDVFVVADCIASRNPQDKALAIERMRQAGIQVVSREMVAFEWMRKAGTDSFRHISRNYLR; encoded by the coding sequence ATGCTGATTCATCCCGACAAATCCCTGCTGCTGGTGATCGATGTGCAGGACAAACTGCTGCCCGCGGTGGCTGAGCCTGAACCGCTGCTGGAAAATTGCCGCTGGCTGCTGGAGATCGCCGATTACCTCAAGGTGCCGGTGCTGGGCACCGAGCAGTACCCCCAGGGCATAGGCCATACCGCCGAGCCCCTGGGAGCACTGATTCCCGCCGGTGCCATGCTGGAAAAGACCCACTTTTCCTGTGTGGCGGAGCCGGCCTGCGCCGCAGCCATCGAGGCGTGCCAGCCGCAGCAGGTTGTTATCATCGGTATCGAGGCCCACGTCTGCGTACTGCAAAGTGCACTGCAACTGCGCGAGCAGGCTCGGGATGTTTTCGTGGTGGCCGACTGCATCGCCTCACGCAACCCCCAGGACAAGGCCCTGGCCATCGAGCGCATGCGCCAGGCGGGCATTCAGGTCGTCAGCCGGGAAATGGTCGCATTCGAATGGATGCGCAAGGCCGGCACGGACAGCTTTCGCCATATCAGCCGCAATTACCTGCGCTAA
- the ylqF gene encoding ribosome biogenesis GTPase YlqF produces the protein MSINWFPGHMHKARKEIAKTMDEIDVVIEVLDARLPQSSENPLVDSLRKGKPVIKLLNKSDLADPDVTAQWLAFFNAMDGVQALALDNENRKLIKRLPELCKQLVPSRVAQGRPVRAMIMGIPNVGKSTLINALVGKRIAKVGNTPAVTRHQQRFMMQGGMALSDTPGILWPKIVDPDSGYRLAASGAIRDTAIELEDVALFTAGFMLASYPQRLMERYRLTTLAEIADELLEQIGRKRGCLKPGGVVDRHKASEILLMEIRGGKLGRVSFETVAEWDEKRRQAALEEAERQAAEDEQQQDPT, from the coding sequence ATGAGCATTAATTGGTTTCCGGGACACATGCACAAGGCCCGCAAAGAGATCGCCAAAACCATGGACGAGATCGATGTGGTGATCGAGGTGCTGGATGCCCGCCTGCCCCAGTCGAGCGAGAATCCGCTGGTGGATTCCCTGCGCAAGGGCAAACCCGTTATCAAGTTGCTGAACAAGTCGGATCTCGCCGATCCGGACGTGACGGCCCAGTGGCTGGCGTTTTTCAATGCAATGGACGGCGTGCAGGCGCTGGCGCTGGACAACGAGAACCGCAAGCTGATCAAGCGACTGCCCGAACTGTGCAAGCAGCTGGTACCGTCCCGGGTAGCCCAGGGGCGGCCGGTGCGCGCCATGATCATGGGGATTCCCAATGTCGGCAAGTCTACCCTGATCAATGCGCTGGTGGGCAAGCGCATCGCCAAGGTGGGCAATACGCCGGCAGTCACGCGGCACCAGCAGCGCTTCATGATGCAGGGCGGCATGGCGCTGTCGGATACCCCGGGTATCCTCTGGCCCAAGATTGTCGACCCGGATTCCGGTTACCGCCTGGCGGCCAGCGGCGCAATCCGTGATACTGCAATTGAGCTGGAGGACGTGGCGCTGTTTACCGCCGGGTTTATGCTGGCGTCCTACCCGCAGCGCCTGATGGAGCGTTACCGGTTGACGACGCTGGCGGAAATCGCGGACGAGCTGCTGGAGCAAATCGGGCGCAAGCGGGGCTGTCTCAAGCCCGGTGGCGTTGTCGATCGGCACAAGGCATCAGAAATACTGTTAATGGAAATACGTGGCGGCAAGCTCGGACGAGTCAGTTTCGAGACCGTCGCCGAATGGGATGAGAAACGACGCCAGGCCGCTTTGGAAGAAGCCGAACGGCAGGCGGCGGAAGACGAGCAACAGCAGGATCCGACATGA
- a CDS encoding MaoC family dehydratase: MSQAHGLYIEDLEIGQSASVLKTVSDQDIRQFAEITGDTNPVHLDEDFAAQTQFKTRIAHGMFSAGLISAAIGMHLPGPGSVYLDQSLKFRLPIHLGDEVETRVTITDINLRRGRVTLSTDCFVAGKRVTQGEAVVMVDKKPAA; the protein is encoded by the coding sequence ATGAGCCAGGCCCACGGCCTTTATATCGAAGATCTGGAAATAGGCCAGAGCGCATCGGTTTTAAAAACGGTCAGCGACCAGGATATCCGGCAGTTCGCCGAGATCACCGGCGATACCAACCCGGTTCACCTGGATGAAGACTTTGCCGCCCAGACCCAGTTCAAGACCCGTATCGCCCACGGCATGTTCAGCGCGGGCCTGATTTCCGCGGCTATCGGCATGCACCTGCCTGGCCCGGGGTCGGTCTACCTGGACCAGAGCCTCAAGTTTCGCCTGCCGATTCACCTGGGCGACGAGGTGGAAACCCGTGTCACCATCACCGATATCAACCTGCGCCGTGGCCGGGTCACGCTCAGCACCGACTGTTTTGTCGCGGGCAAACGCGTCACCCAGGGTGAGGCGGTGGTCATGGTGGACAAGAAACCCGCCGCCTGA
- a CDS encoding tRNA (adenine(22)-N(1))-methyltransferase, whose product MSITLGKRLAKIESMVTAGYDHIWDCCCDHGLLGAQLLTRQAAPCIHFVDRVPALMGDLEQKLLRFCPLQPTQLPTPPSVQAPIKGSSEWHLHCLDVATLPLQQHAGRHLVIIAGVGGDLMIQLVSAIHSAHPTADIDFLLCPVHHQFALRQQLIRLGFGLRNEALVEENRRCYEILLLCTPAARCQAADSISPVGNQLWRAASATETKIASDYLDKTLRHYKRIQQGNKADVQHIIRAYQAVTVA is encoded by the coding sequence TTGAGCATCACACTTGGCAAGCGGCTGGCAAAAATTGAATCCATGGTCACGGCGGGTTATGACCATATCTGGGATTGCTGTTGCGACCATGGTCTGCTGGGCGCGCAATTGCTGACACGCCAGGCTGCGCCCTGCATTCACTTCGTGGACCGGGTACCTGCGCTTATGGGCGACCTGGAACAAAAGCTGCTACGGTTTTGCCCGCTACAGCCAACCCAACTTCCAACGCCGCCCTCGGTGCAGGCACCGATAAAAGGGTCATCAGAGTGGCACCTGCACTGCCTGGACGTTGCCACACTGCCCCTGCAGCAGCATGCCGGCAGGCACCTGGTGATTATCGCAGGCGTGGGTGGGGACCTGATGATACAGCTCGTCAGTGCCATTCATAGCGCGCATCCCACGGCGGATATCGACTTCCTGCTCTGCCCTGTGCATCACCAGTTTGCCCTGCGCCAGCAGCTGATCCGGCTGGGTTTCGGCTTGCGTAACGAAGCCCTGGTGGAAGAGAATCGGCGCTGCTACGAAATCCTGCTGCTCTGTACCCCTGCAGCCAGATGCCAGGCTGCAGATAGCATTAGCCCTGTAGGCAATCAGCTCTGGCGTGCAGCCAGCGCCACAGAGACGAAGATCGCCTCTGATTACCTGGACAAAACTCTCAGGCACTATAAACGCATACAGCAGGGCAACAAGGCCGATGTGCAGCATATTATTCGGGCATACCAGGCTGTGACGGTTGCCTGA
- a CDS encoding RidA family protein, protein MDIKRINPCPRWSDATVYNGIAHFVEVAEGDTSADIVGQARQIFEQAEASLASVGSDKSRILSVTIYVTDFAHVAGLNEAWEAWLPAGCAPSRACVKAELARPELLVEIAFVAAAA, encoded by the coding sequence GTGGATATTAAACGCATCAATCCCTGTCCGCGCTGGTCGGACGCTACTGTCTATAACGGTATTGCCCATTTCGTGGAAGTCGCCGAAGGGGACACCAGCGCCGATATCGTCGGCCAGGCCCGGCAGATATTCGAGCAGGCCGAGGCCTCTCTGGCCAGCGTGGGCAGTGACAAGTCGCGCATCCTGTCCGTGACCATCTACGTAACGGATTTCGCCCATGTCGCGGGGCTGAACGAAGCCTGGGAGGCCTGGTTGCCCGCCGGTTGTGCGCCGAGCCGTGCCTGCGTCAAGGCAGAGCTGGCACGTCCTGAATTGCTGGTGGAAATCGCCTTTGTTGCCGCGGCTGCCTGA
- a CDS encoding helix-turn-helix domain-containing protein, giving the protein MDIAEVAKRSGVPASKLRFYEEKGLISSIGRQGLRRVFSADILERLALIALGRAAGFSLDEIARMLGSKGSPVIDRELLVSKADELDRTIHKLIAMRDGLRHAAVCSAPSHMECPKFRRLLRLAADGAIGTDAAVKLPQKQRSKKALNRTSR; this is encoded by the coding sequence ATGGATATCGCTGAAGTCGCCAAACGTTCCGGGGTGCCGGCCTCCAAGTTGCGGTTCTATGAGGAAAAAGGGTTAATCAGCTCTATTGGCAGGCAAGGCTTGCGGCGGGTTTTCAGCGCGGACATTCTGGAGCGACTGGCGCTGATAGCCCTGGGGCGGGCTGCGGGTTTTTCACTCGATGAAATTGCCCGCATGCTTGGGTCTAAAGGGAGCCCGGTGATTGACAGGGAGTTGCTGGTCAGCAAGGCAGATGAGCTGGACAGGACCATTCACAAGCTGATTGCGATGCGTGATGGCCTGCGACATGCTGCGGTTTGTTCTGCACCCAGTCATATGGAATGTCCAAAGTTCCGGCGTCTGCTCCGCTTGGCTGCAGATGGAGCGATTGGCACTGACGCTGCGGTGAAACTGCCACAAAAGCAGCGCTCTAAAAAGGCGTTGAACCGGACAAGCCGGTGA